One segment of Scyliorhinus torazame isolate Kashiwa2021f chromosome 14, sScyTor2.1, whole genome shotgun sequence DNA contains the following:
- the LOC140390131 gene encoding uncharacterized protein: protein MAEKRFKCEVCDRAFTHPSTFENHQHIHTGEKPFTCEMCDKSFSTSSYLHVHERIHKGKKLFTCEVCGKSFAVSGYLHQHKRTHTGEKPFTCEVCDKSFSQSSALRQHQRIHTGEKPFTCEVCDKSFSHPSSFRVHERTHTGEKPFTCEVCDKSFSWAGSLRAHKRTHTGEKPFTCEVCDKSFSHSPSLRQHQHIHTGEKRFTCEVCDKSFSYSTSLRQHQRIHTGEKRFTCEVCDKSFSQAGSLRAHTPIHTGERPFICKLCGQSFSRAGNLQSHVRTHTGEKPFICKVCGQSFSQTGNLKSHERTHTGEKPFTCKVCGQSFSQAGSLRAHKRIHTGERPFRCKLCGQSFSQAGHLQSHERSHTGEKPFNCKVCGQLFSHAGSLRAHKGIHTGEKPFTCALCSKSFLWSSSLLVHQRYHTGEKPFRCEVCDKSFSQAGNLRIHERIHTGQKPYICEFCDKSFSMSTSLLLHQRTHSLE from the coding sequence ATGGCAGAGAAACGattcaagtgtgaggtgtgtgatCGAGCTTTCACACATCCATCGACATTCGAGAATCAtcaacacattcacactggggagaagccattcacatgtgagatgtgtgacaaatcattctcaacaTCATCGTATCTGCATGTACATGAACGCATTCACAAAGGCAAGAAACTATTTACATGTGAGGTGTGTGGAAAATCATTTGCAGTATCAGGGTATCTCCACCAACATAAAAGGacccacacaggggagaaacctttcacttgcgaggtgtgtgacaaatcattttcTCAATCATCGGCCCTCCGCCAACACCAACGGatccacacaggggagaaacctttcacttgtgaggtgtgtgacaaatcattctcacacCCATCGTCCTTCCGAGTACATGAACGcacccacacaggggagaaacctttcacatgtgaggtgtgtgacaaatcattctcttgGGCAGGCAGCCTCCGCgcacacaaacgcacccacacaggggagaaacctttcacttgcgaggtgtgtgacaaatcattctcacacTCACCTTCCCTCCGCCAACACCAGCATATCCACACAGGGGAGAAACGGTTcacatgtgaggtgtgtgacaaatcgttCTCATACTCGACCTCCCTCCGCCAGCACCAGCGGATCCACACAGGGGAGAAACGGTTcacgtgtgaggtgtgtgacaaatcattctcgcagGCAGGCAGCCTCCGTgcgcacacacccatccacacaggggagaggccattcatctgcaagtTGTGTGGCCAATCATTCTCACGGGCAGGAAACCTCCAGTCACATGTACGCAcacacaccggggagaaaccattcatctgCAAGGTGTGTGGCCAATCATTCTCACAGACAGGAAACCTCAAGTCACATGAACGcacccacacaggggagaaaccattcacctgcaagGTGTGTGGCCAATCATTCTCACAGGCAGGCAGCCTCCGCGCACACAAACGCATCCatacaggggagagaccattcagatgcAAGTTGTGTGGCCAGTCATTCTCACAGGCAGGGCACCTCCAGTCACATGAACgcagtcacacaggggagaaaccgttCAACTGCAAGGTGTGTGGCCAATTATTCTCTCATGCAGGGAGCCTTCGCGCACACAAAGGCatccacacaggggagaaaccatttacaTGTGCTCTGTGCAGTAAATCATTTTTGTGGTCATCAAGTCTTCTGGTCCATCAgaggtaccacacaggagagaaaccattcaggtgtgaagtgtgtgacaaatcattctcgcagGCAGGGAACCTCCGCATACATGAACGCATCCACACGGGGCAGAAACCGTACATCTGTGAAttctgtgacaaatcattctcaatgTCAACAAGCCTCCTGCTCCATCAGAGGACCCACAGCCTGGAGTAA
- the LOC140390130 gene encoding uncharacterized protein isoform X2 has translation MEGKQFRCDVSDNSFVNSTMFQRHQMIHTGEKPFKCDVCEKSFSRSSALHQHQHIHTGEKPFMCKMCDKSFSESSDLRKHQRIHTGEKPFTCEVCDKSFTLSSHLSKHKRLHTGEKPFRCDVCQMTFSENNNLVSHQRIHTGEKPFTCKMCDRSFSQLSNLHRHQRIHTGEKPFACEVCDKSFSQSSTLRKHQRVHTEEKPFCCDVCKMTFKRKDNLLSHQRIHTEENPFACEVKLARNTQERSLTGEQVLYIKELTEQEEFTRKLFGLSNPTITNGGSDMGMSEDTRVSMDTSDGDGGELAAAPEIPERADEEGTEVNTSQQCGMAAEVEECQECKVSDLEGSVGEFKLNIVACVKEEVCDDLADVVKGGHSGPSGCEEPATLETEAPPSPRVHGQHQAHGEENEDNLKNVERLHQEQVQSTESYQATSNLLRQTLTEFKTDVNQNLQKNTEILQHLQRNTEILQQQNEVLRQQNEIQNQHLQRTSEILQQKNVILCQLLQRSNETLNEMRQILSQIVVPAPSSHQQPSAETSAEYASCIGEVTSQGQERHNSLEAL, from the exons ATGGAAGGGAAACAATTCAGGTGTGATGTTTCTGACAACAGTTTTGTGAACTCTACGATGTTCCAGAGGCACCAGATGATTCACACAGGGGAAAAACCCTTTAAGTGTGATGTTTGTGAAAAGTCCTTCTCACGATCATCGGCTCTCCATCAGcatcaacacattcacacaggTGAGAAACCCTTCATGTGCAaaatgtgtgacaaatcattctcggaATCATCGGACCTCCGTAAACACCAGcgtattcacacaggggagaaaccattcacgtgcgAGGTGTGTGATAAATCATTCACACTGTCATCGCACCTCAGTAAACACAAGCGtcttcacacaggagagaaaccattcagatGTGATGTTTGTCAGATGACTTTCAGTGAAAATAACAACCTTGTATcacaccagaggattcacacaggggagaaaccctttaCCTGCAAAATGTGTGACAGATCATTCTCGCAGTTATCAAACCTCCACAGACACCAAcgtattcacacaggggagaaaccattcgcatgtgaggtgtgtgacaaatcattctcacagtcATCGACTCTCCGTAAACACCAACGTGTTCATACAGAGGAGAAACCCTTCTGCTGTGATGTTTGTAAAATGACTTTCAAACGAAAAGACAACCTTCTATctcaccagaggattcacacagagGAAAATCCCTTCGCGTGTGAG GTAAAGCTGGCCCGTAACACCCAGGAGCGCTCTTTGACTGGAGAGCAGGTTCTGTACATCAAGGAGCTGACAGAACAGGAGGAGTTCACGAGGAAGCTGTTTGGCCTCTCCAACCCCACGATAACCAATGGTGGATCAGATATGGGGATGAGTGAAG ATACACGGGTGTCCATGGACACATCAGATGGTGATGGAGGAGAGTTGGCAGCAGCGCCCGAGATTCCTGAAAGGGCTGATGAGGAAGGGACGGAGGTGAATACCTCACAGCAATGTGGCATGGCAGCTGAAGTGGAGGAGTGTCAGGAGTGTAAGGTGTCTGATTTGGAGGGTAGTGTTGGTGAGTTCAAGTTAAATATTGTGGCTTGTGTGAAGGAAGAAGTCTGTGATGATCTGGCTGATGTGGTGAAGGGAGGGCACTCAGGACCTTCCGGATGTGAGGAACCTGCGACTTTGGAAACAGAAGCTCCGCCTTCTCCACGAGTACACGGACAACATCAGGCCCATGGTGAAGAAAATGAAGATAATCTGAAAAATGTTGAGCGCTTGCATCAGGAACAGGTTCAAAGTACAGAGAGTTATCAGGCCACATCTAACTTGCTTCGCCAAACTTTGACTGAATTTAAGACGGATGTTAACCAGAATCTGCAAAAAAATACTGAGATTCTTCAGCATCTACAAAGAAATACTGAAATTCTTCAGCAGCAGAATGAGGTTCTAAGACAGCAGAATGAGATTCAAAACCAGCATCTACAAAGAACCAGTGAGATTCTTCAGCAAAAGAATGTGATTCTTTGTCAGCTTCTGCAAAGAAGTAATGAAACTTTGAATGAAATGAGGCAGATTCTGTCTCAGATTGTTGTGCCTGCACCTTCTAGCCACCAGCAGCCCAGTGCAGAGACATCTGCTGAATATGCCTCGTGTATAGGAGAGGTCACGTCACAAGGACAGGAGAGACACAACAG cctcgaagcactctga
- the LOC140390130 gene encoding uncharacterized protein isoform X1 has protein sequence MEGKQFRCDVSDNSFVNSTMFQRHQMIHTGEKPFKCDVCEKSFSRSSALHQHQHIHTGEKPFMCKMCDKSFSESSDLRKHQRIHTGEKPFTCEVCDKSFTLSSHLSKHKRLHTGEKPFRCDVCQMTFSENNNLVSHQRIHTGEKPFTCKMCDRSFSQLSNLHRHQRIHTGEKPFACEVCDKSFSQSSTLRKHQRVHTEEKPFCCDVCKMTFKRKDNLLSHQRIHTEENPFACEVKLARNTQERSLTGEQVLYIKELTEQEEFTRKLFGLSNPTITNGGSDMGMSEDTRVSMDTSDGDGGELAAAPEIPERADEEGTEVNTSQQCGMAAEVEECQECKVSDLEGSVGEFKLNIVACVKEEVCDDLADVVKGGHSGPSGCEEPATLETEAPPSPRVHGQHQAHGEENEDNLKNVERLHQEQVQSTESYQATSNLLRQTLTEFKTDVNQNLQKNTEILQHLQRNTEILQQQNEVLRQQNEIQNQHLQRTSEILQQKNVILCQLLQRSNETLNEMRQILSQIVVPAPSSHQQPSAETSAEYASCIGEVTSQGQERHNRCCQTC, from the exons ATGGAAGGGAAACAATTCAGGTGTGATGTTTCTGACAACAGTTTTGTGAACTCTACGATGTTCCAGAGGCACCAGATGATTCACACAGGGGAAAAACCCTTTAAGTGTGATGTTTGTGAAAAGTCCTTCTCACGATCATCGGCTCTCCATCAGcatcaacacattcacacaggTGAGAAACCCTTCATGTGCAaaatgtgtgacaaatcattctcggaATCATCGGACCTCCGTAAACACCAGcgtattcacacaggggagaaaccattcacgtgcgAGGTGTGTGATAAATCATTCACACTGTCATCGCACCTCAGTAAACACAAGCGtcttcacacaggagagaaaccattcagatGTGATGTTTGTCAGATGACTTTCAGTGAAAATAACAACCTTGTATcacaccagaggattcacacaggggagaaaccctttaCCTGCAAAATGTGTGACAGATCATTCTCGCAGTTATCAAACCTCCACAGACACCAAcgtattcacacaggggagaaaccattcgcatgtgaggtgtgtgacaaatcattctcacagtcATCGACTCTCCGTAAACACCAACGTGTTCATACAGAGGAGAAACCCTTCTGCTGTGATGTTTGTAAAATGACTTTCAAACGAAAAGACAACCTTCTATctcaccagaggattcacacagagGAAAATCCCTTCGCGTGTGAG GTAAAGCTGGCCCGTAACACCCAGGAGCGCTCTTTGACTGGAGAGCAGGTTCTGTACATCAAGGAGCTGACAGAACAGGAGGAGTTCACGAGGAAGCTGTTTGGCCTCTCCAACCCCACGATAACCAATGGTGGATCAGATATGGGGATGAGTGAAG ATACACGGGTGTCCATGGACACATCAGATGGTGATGGAGGAGAGTTGGCAGCAGCGCCCGAGATTCCTGAAAGGGCTGATGAGGAAGGGACGGAGGTGAATACCTCACAGCAATGTGGCATGGCAGCTGAAGTGGAGGAGTGTCAGGAGTGTAAGGTGTCTGATTTGGAGGGTAGTGTTGGTGAGTTCAAGTTAAATATTGTGGCTTGTGTGAAGGAAGAAGTCTGTGATGATCTGGCTGATGTGGTGAAGGGAGGGCACTCAGGACCTTCCGGATGTGAGGAACCTGCGACTTTGGAAACAGAAGCTCCGCCTTCTCCACGAGTACACGGACAACATCAGGCCCATGGTGAAGAAAATGAAGATAATCTGAAAAATGTTGAGCGCTTGCATCAGGAACAGGTTCAAAGTACAGAGAGTTATCAGGCCACATCTAACTTGCTTCGCCAAACTTTGACTGAATTTAAGACGGATGTTAACCAGAATCTGCAAAAAAATACTGAGATTCTTCAGCATCTACAAAGAAATACTGAAATTCTTCAGCAGCAGAATGAGGTTCTAAGACAGCAGAATGAGATTCAAAACCAGCATCTACAAAGAACCAGTGAGATTCTTCAGCAAAAGAATGTGATTCTTTGTCAGCTTCTGCAAAGAAGTAATGAAACTTTGAATGAAATGAGGCAGATTCTGTCTCAGATTGTTGTGCCTGCACCTTCTAGCCACCAGCAGCCCAGTGCAGAGACATCTGCTGAATATGCCTCGTGTATAGGAGAGGTCACGTCACAAGGACAGGAGAGACACAACAG atgctgccaaacctgctga